Proteins from a genomic interval of Pseudomonas silesiensis:
- a CDS encoding response regulator transcription factor codes for MKSAKSALIADDHPVVRAAVKILLRQEGFKQIYEVSSGNEVLSMIREHKPDLVVQDLIMPSLDGLEVLARIQSGEVSCRVVVFTSLEGLFYQDRCMRAGAAAYVSKANDLEHLHKAVQAVMAGYSYFARLPSSSVSMNSLQRSEKELIDKLSDRELTIFQYLAHGMSNKAIAEIMNLSHKTVSTYKTRTIEKLNVQSPVHLRDFALRNHLI; via the coding sequence ATGAAGTCAGCGAAGTCAGCGCTGATAGCGGACGATCATCCGGTGGTTCGCGCTGCAGTGAAAATCTTGCTCAGACAGGAGGGGTTCAAACAGATCTACGAGGTGTCCAGCGGTAACGAGGTCTTGTCGATGATCCGCGAACATAAACCTGACCTGGTGGTGCAGGATCTGATCATGCCCTCGCTGGACGGGCTTGAGGTGCTGGCACGGATCCAGTCCGGTGAAGTGTCGTGCCGGGTCGTGGTGTTTACCTCCCTGGAAGGCCTGTTTTATCAGGATCGTTGCATGCGTGCCGGTGCCGCGGCGTATGTGTCCAAGGCCAATGACCTGGAACATCTGCACAAGGCCGTGCAGGCGGTCATGGCCGGTTATAGCTATTTCGCCAGGCTGCCTTCGAGCTCGGTGTCGATGAACAGCTTGCAACGCAGCGAGAAAGAGTTGATCGACAAACTCTCCGACCGGGAATTGACGATCTTTCAGTATCTGGCCCATGGCATGAGCAACAAGGCCATCGCCGAAATCATGAATTTGAGCCACAAGACGGTCAGCACCTACAAGACCCGGACCATAGAAAAACTCAATGTGCAGTCCCCGGTGCACCTGAGGGATTTCGCCCTGCGCAATCATCTGATCTGA
- a CDS encoding efflux RND transporter periplasmic adaptor subunit — MKRPRQTRRALLAALCLIPVIAIAAWQIIPPGRDQFATIPVTRGDIESSVTALGTLQPRRYVDVGAQASGQIQKIHVEVGDRVKEGQLLVEIDPSTQQAKLDAGRFSIENLKAQLQEQRAQHDLARQKYQRQQHLKAGGATREEDVQTAEAELRATQARIDMFQAQIRQAQASLRSDQAELGYTRIYAPMGGTVVALDARQGQTLNAQQQTPLILRIAKLSPMTVWAEVSEADIGHVKPGMTAWFTTLSGGQRRWNSTVRQILPVPPKPLDQTSQGGGSPASSSKSGSARVVLYTVLLDVDNADNALMAEMTTQVFFVADQAKNVLTAPIAALQTGTQAHSQTARVVAKNGSIEQRDVRTGISDRLRVQIIEGLQEGDHLLIGPADGSGG, encoded by the coding sequence ATGAAACGTCCCCGACAGACCCGCCGCGCCCTGCTTGCAGCACTGTGTCTGATCCCTGTTATCGCCATCGCCGCCTGGCAGATCATCCCGCCAGGTCGCGACCAGTTCGCCACCATCCCCGTGACCCGGGGCGACATCGAAAGCAGCGTCACAGCCCTGGGCACGTTGCAACCGCGGCGTTATGTCGACGTGGGCGCCCAGGCGTCGGGGCAGATCCAGAAAATCCACGTGGAAGTCGGCGACCGGGTCAAGGAAGGCCAGTTGTTGGTGGAAATCGATCCCTCCACGCAACAAGCCAAACTTGATGCCGGGCGTTTCTCCATCGAAAACCTCAAGGCGCAGCTGCAGGAGCAACGGGCACAGCACGACCTCGCCCGACAGAAATACCAGCGTCAGCAGCACCTCAAGGCCGGCGGCGCCACCCGCGAAGAAGATGTGCAGACCGCCGAAGCCGAACTGCGCGCCACCCAGGCCCGCATCGACATGTTCCAGGCGCAGATCCGCCAGGCCCAGGCCAGCCTGCGCAGCGATCAGGCCGAGCTCGGTTATACCCGGATCTACGCGCCCATGGGCGGCACCGTGGTCGCACTCGACGCCCGGCAAGGCCAGACCCTCAACGCCCAGCAACAAACGCCGCTGATTCTGCGCATCGCCAAGCTGTCGCCGATGACCGTCTGGGCCGAGGTGTCCGAAGCCGACATCGGTCACGTCAAACCCGGCATGACGGCCTGGTTCACTACCCTCAGCGGTGGCCAGCGGCGCTGGAACAGCACCGTACGGCAAATCCTGCCGGTGCCGCCCAAGCCGCTGGACCAGACCAGCCAGGGCGGCGGCAGCCCGGCCAGCTCGAGCAAAAGCGGGAGCGCGCGCGTGGTGCTGTACACCGTGCTGCTCGACGTCGATAACGCCGACAACGCACTGATGGCGGAAATGACCACCCAAGTGTTCTTTGTCGCCGACCAGGCGAAAAATGTCCTCACCGCGCCGATTGCGGCCCTGCAAACCGGCACCCAGGCGCACAGCCAGACCGCCCGGGTGGTCGCGAAAAACGGCAGCATCGAGCAACGCGATGTGCGCACCGGTATCAGCGATCGCCTGCGGGTTCAGATTATCGAGGGCTTGCAGGAAGGCGATCATCTGTTGATCGGTCCGGCCGACGGGAGTGGCGGCTGA
- a CDS encoding sigma-70 family RNA polymerase sigma factor, which translates to MLENYYRELVCFLNAKLGNRQVAEDVVHDAYLRILERSSDTPIEQPRAFLYRTALNLVIDDHRRNALRQVESLDVLDNEERYFTPSPHNSLDHGQRLDMLQRALAELPRLCRESFLLRKIDGLSHPEIAQQLGISRALVEKHIVNAMKHCRVRMRQWDAH; encoded by the coding sequence ATGTTGGAAAACTACTATCGCGAGCTGGTGTGTTTCCTGAACGCCAAGCTGGGCAACCGTCAGGTGGCCGAAGATGTGGTGCATGACGCTTATCTGCGGATACTGGAGCGCTCCAGCGACACGCCGATCGAGCAGCCCAGGGCCTTCCTCTATCGCACCGCGCTGAATCTGGTGATCGATGACCATCGGCGCAATGCCCTGCGTCAGGTCGAATCCCTGGACGTGCTCGACAACGAAGAACGCTACTTCACCCCCTCGCCGCATAACAGTCTCGATCACGGCCAGCGCCTGGACATGCTCCAGCGCGCCCTGGCGGAACTGCCGCGGCTGTGCCGGGAGAGTTTCCTGCTGCGCAAGATCGATGGCTTGTCCCACCCCGAAATCGCCCAACAGCTGGGGATTTCCCGGGCGCTGGTGGAGAAGCACATTGTCAACGCCATGAAGCATTGCCGGGTACGGATGCGGCAGTGGGATGCCCACTGA
- the dkgB gene encoding 2,5-didehydrogluconate reductase DkgB, producing the protein MSIPAFGLGTFRLQGQVVIDSVSAGLELGYRAIDTAQIYENEAEVGQAIAASGIAREHLFITSKIWVANFARDRLIDSLKDSLHKLQTDYLDLTLIHWPSPEDQVPLEEFMGALLEAKELGLTRQIGVSNFTVDLMKQAIAAVGAENIATNQIELHPYLQNRKVVEFAQSQGIRITSYMTLAYGEVLKDPVIRQIADRLQATPAQVTLAWAVQMGYAVIPSSTKRANLASNLKACAMKLNDADMALIAGMDRGQRLTSPKGIAPNWD; encoded by the coding sequence ATGTCTATTCCCGCATTCGGTCTGGGTACGTTTCGCTTGCAAGGCCAGGTGGTCATCGATTCGGTGAGCGCTGGCCTTGAGCTCGGCTACCGGGCCATCGATACCGCGCAAATCTACGAGAACGAAGCCGAGGTCGGGCAAGCCATAGCGGCCAGCGGCATTGCCCGTGAACACCTGTTCATCACCAGCAAGATCTGGGTCGCCAATTTTGCCAGGGACCGCCTGATCGACAGTCTCAAGGACAGCCTGCATAAACTGCAGACCGACTACCTGGACCTGACCCTGATCCATTGGCCGTCGCCGGAAGACCAGGTGCCGCTGGAAGAATTCATGGGCGCCCTGCTCGAAGCCAAAGAGCTCGGCCTGACCCGGCAGATCGGCGTGTCCAACTTCACCGTCGACCTGATGAAACAGGCAATCGCTGCGGTCGGTGCCGAGAACATCGCCACCAACCAGATCGAGCTGCACCCGTACCTGCAAAACCGCAAGGTCGTCGAGTTCGCGCAAAGCCAGGGCATCCGGATCACCTCGTACATGACCCTGGCCTACGGTGAAGTACTCAAGGACCCGGTCATCCGGCAGATCGCCGATCGCCTGCAGGCGACGCCGGCACAGGTCACCCTGGCCTGGGCCGTGCAAATGGGTTACGCCGTGATTCCCTCGTCCACCAAACGGGCCAATCTGGCCAGCAACCTGAAAGCCTGCGCGATGAAGTTGAACGACGCCGACATGGCCTTGATCGCTGGCATGGATCGCGGCCAACGGTTGACCAGCCCCAAGGGCATTGCCCCGAACTGGGATTGA
- a CDS encoding transporter substrate-binding domain-containing protein, protein MSILQRWRSLVILLLPGYLWISSVCAQPQLQPQPQSLNLLGRSSAEGQVVKLSETDSRWLRQKGRLVLAVSAPDYPPFDITTTGTDYEGLTADYAGLLQQLLNVAIDVQRYPSREDAVRAIKQGSADLLGTANSYEAENTALRMSSAYAVDQPVLVTRTESSQPLDPDLAGKRLATLYHYLPEHRVQAFYPQASVQLFPSTLSAVGAVAFQQADVYLGDAISAHYLISKNYLNNVQLADFSSMESGRFAFAMARDNPPLHRIVNSALAAVSTNEHMNILRRWGANGTSMPGTQALQLSEAEQRWLDRHPRATVAMNENILPISFIDSDGKFRGISADVLDKISLRTGLQFDIRPARSIAEMLESLKTGEVDLVAGISPSIEREAGLRFTRPFLTSPNVLVTRSGPNNPTTLDEMAGKTLAVTQGNSAGEFIRQHFPQIRLVNAPLTADAMEMVARGEADGGINSLIAARYMISRRYRDQLRVTSTVGTDPARSTLATSREAVELHSILDKALLSIDPEEIDDLTLYWRNDLMVEQSFWLRHRQAIVQAFVGAGVLLVLALAWIGYQRRQIRQRQLLLSQLQDAKDAADEANRAKTTFLATMSHEIRTPMNALIGMLELAQKQAQEGVADRAAIEVASTAGQQLLALIGDILDIARIESGHLSLTPDRANLRTLVESVCRVFEGLARQKHLAWRVDLDRHSDCDVLIDSTRFKQVLSNLLSNAIKFTHEGEVSLTLRVEPARSGHLAVSVCIEDSGIGIGTLDQQRLFSPFVQGGNSQQSGRNGSGLGLVISRSLCEMMGGRLQLASVLGQGTRIDVSLELVALQPLPSRESPASEVQLPTRSLVILVVDDYPANRLLLSRQLSFLGHQVLEAEDGERGLAQWREHEFDLIITDCNMPLISGYELAGAIRDEERVQGLQPTLILGFTANAQPEEKIRCVEAGMDDCLFKPIRLADLSAWLASRFAGELPSVIDAPATAEIDLSGLEHYVGEDRELIEQLLRDLAVANRADRELLLQLHASRNLQDLPILAHRIKGGALMVRAARLIQCCEQLERACGEGCAALIDEAVDQLQQAMTRLDQRLASG, encoded by the coding sequence ATGAGCATCTTGCAGCGTTGGCGCAGCCTGGTGATCCTCCTGCTACCGGGATATCTCTGGATATCGAGTGTCTGTGCGCAGCCGCAACTGCAACCGCAACCGCAGAGCCTGAATTTGCTGGGTCGCTCCAGTGCCGAGGGGCAGGTCGTCAAACTGTCAGAGACCGACTCACGCTGGCTGCGGCAGAAGGGCCGATTGGTGCTCGCCGTCTCCGCACCGGATTATCCCCCCTTCGACATCACGACCACCGGCACTGACTACGAGGGATTGACGGCTGACTATGCCGGTCTGCTGCAGCAGCTCCTGAACGTAGCGATCGACGTTCAGCGCTACCCATCGCGAGAAGACGCGGTGCGGGCAATCAAGCAAGGCAGCGCGGATTTGCTCGGTACGGCCAATAGCTATGAGGCCGAAAACACAGCGCTGCGCATGTCCAGTGCCTATGCGGTCGACCAACCGGTGCTGGTGACGCGCACCGAGTCATCGCAGCCGCTGGACCCGGACCTGGCCGGCAAACGGCTGGCGACGTTGTACCATTATTTGCCTGAACACAGGGTGCAGGCGTTCTATCCCCAGGCCAGCGTGCAATTGTTTCCCTCCACCCTGAGCGCGGTGGGGGCCGTGGCGTTCCAGCAAGCGGACGTCTATCTGGGCGACGCGATCAGCGCCCATTACCTGATCAGCAAGAATTACCTCAACAACGTGCAGCTGGCCGATTTTTCGTCCATGGAGTCCGGTCGCTTTGCGTTTGCGATGGCCCGCGACAACCCACCCTTGCATCGCATCGTCAACAGCGCGCTGGCGGCGGTGAGCACCAATGAACACATGAATATCCTGCGTCGATGGGGCGCCAACGGGACGTCCATGCCGGGTACGCAAGCGCTGCAATTGAGCGAGGCCGAGCAGCGTTGGCTCGATCGACATCCCCGTGCAACCGTAGCAATGAACGAAAACATCCTGCCGATTTCGTTTATCGACAGCGATGGCAAGTTCCGCGGCATCAGTGCTGATGTACTGGACAAAATCAGTCTGCGCACCGGCTTGCAGTTCGATATACGGCCAGCCAGATCTATCGCTGAAATGTTGGAGTCGCTCAAGACCGGAGAGGTCGATCTGGTGGCGGGGATCAGCCCCAGTATCGAACGTGAGGCCGGGTTGCGCTTCACTCGCCCATTCCTCACCAGCCCGAATGTGCTGGTGACTCGCTCGGGGCCGAACAATCCCACGACCCTGGATGAGATGGCCGGCAAAACCCTGGCGGTTACCCAAGGCAACAGTGCCGGTGAATTCATTCGTCAGCATTTTCCGCAGATCAGGCTGGTCAATGCCCCCCTGACCGCGGATGCGATGGAAATGGTCGCCCGGGGCGAGGCCGATGGCGGGATCAACTCATTGATCGCTGCCCGCTACATGATTTCCCGGCGTTATCGGGATCAGCTGCGGGTGACCAGCACCGTCGGCACCGATCCCGCCCGCAGTACCCTGGCCACCAGTCGCGAGGCCGTGGAGCTGCATTCGATCCTGGACAAGGCGCTGCTCAGTATCGACCCCGAAGAGATCGATGACCTGACCCTCTACTGGCGCAATGATCTGATGGTGGAACAAAGCTTCTGGCTGCGTCATCGTCAGGCTATCGTTCAAGCATTTGTCGGCGCTGGCGTCTTGCTGGTGCTCGCCCTGGCCTGGATCGGTTATCAGCGCCGGCAGATCCGCCAGCGCCAACTGCTGCTCAGCCAACTGCAGGACGCCAAGGACGCCGCCGACGAGGCCAATCGGGCCAAGACCACGTTTCTGGCAACCATGAGCCATGAGATCCGCACGCCGATGAATGCCCTGATCGGGATGCTCGAGCTGGCGCAGAAGCAGGCTCAGGAGGGCGTTGCCGACCGGGCCGCGATTGAAGTGGCATCGACTGCCGGGCAACAGTTGCTGGCGTTGATCGGCGACATCCTGGACATCGCCCGCATCGAATCCGGGCATTTGTCGCTGACCCCTGACCGAGCCAACCTGCGCACGCTGGTGGAATCGGTGTGTCGGGTTTTCGAAGGCCTGGCCCGGCAGAAGCACCTTGCGTGGCGAGTCGATCTGGACCGGCACAGCGACTGCGACGTGTTGATCGACTCCACACGCTTCAAGCAGGTGCTGTCCAATCTGTTGAGCAATGCCATCAAGTTCACCCACGAAGGTGAGGTGAGCCTGACGCTGAGGGTCGAGCCTGCCCGGTCGGGGCATCTGGCGGTCAGTGTGTGCATTGAAGACAGCGGTATCGGCATCGGCACCCTGGATCAGCAGCGCTTGTTCAGCCCGTTCGTTCAGGGCGGCAACAGCCAGCAGTCCGGCCGCAACGGTTCCGGCCTGGGGTTGGTGATCAGCCGCTCCTTGTGCGAAATGATGGGGGGGCGCTTGCAGCTCGCCAGCGTTCTCGGGCAGGGCACCCGGATCGACGTCAGCCTGGAACTGGTGGCGTTGCAACCCTTGCCTTCGCGCGAGTCCCCCGCCAGCGAAGTTCAGCTGCCCACCCGGTCGCTGGTGATCCTGGTGGTGGACGATTACCCGGCCAATCGCCTGTTGCTGTCACGGCAGCTGAGTTTTCTCGGCCACCAGGTGCTCGAGGCCGAGGACGGCGAGCGCGGCTTGGCGCAATGGCGCGAACATGAGTTCGATCTGATCATTACCGACTGCAACATGCCGCTGATCAGTGGTTATGAATTGGCGGGGGCGATTCGCGATGAGGAGCGGGTCCAGGGATTGCAACCGACGCTGATTCTGGGATTTACCGCCAATGCGCAGCCCGAGGAAAAAATCCGCTGCGTTGAGGCGGGGATGGACGACTGCCTGTTCAAACCCATCCGACTGGCCGATCTGAGTGCCTGGCTGGCCTCGAGATTTGCCGGCGAATTGCCCAGTGTGATCGACGCTCCTGCCACGGCCGAGATCGACCTGAGCGGCCTGGAACACTACGTCGGTGAAGACCGTGAGCTGATCGAACAATTGCTGCGCGATCTGGCGGTGGCCAACCGCGCTGATCGCGAGCTTCTGCTGCAGCTGCACGCCAGTCGCAATCTCCAGGATTTGCCGATACTGGCGCACCGGATCAAGGGCGGCGCGCTGATGGTTCGCGCGGCCAGGCTGATCCAGTGTTGCGAGCAACTGGAGCGGGCCTGTGGCGAGGGCTGTGCGGCACTGATCGACGAGGCCGTCGATCAGTTGCAACAGGCCATGACGCGCCTGGATCAACGCCTCGCATCGGGCTGA
- a CDS encoding MacB family efflux pump subunit encodes MLTPLIDLQDIRKAYGGGDSPEVHVLRGIDLSIHAGEFVAIVGASGSGKSTLMNILGCLDRPTSGEYRFAGENVAALDSDELAWLRREAFGFVFQGYHLIPSGSAQENVEMPAIYAGTPAAERHARAAALLDRLGLASRTGNRPHQLSGGQQQRVSIARALMNGGHIILADEPTGALDSHSGAEVMTLLDELASQGHVVILITHDREVAARAKRIIEIRDGLIISDSARDNPAVQTSANPGALQAVDLRKRLSEGAEATGAWKGELVDAVQAAWRVMWINRFRTALTLLGIIIGVASVVVMLAVGEGSKRQVMAQMGAFGSNIIYLSGSSPNPRTPLGIVTLDDVAAVGSLPQVTRIMPVNGQEAGVRFGNLDHLSYVGGNDTNFPAIFNWPVVEGSYFTQEDERNAAAVAVIGHKVRTKLLKDVANPIGQYILIENVPFQVVGVLAEKGASSGDSDSDDRIAIPYSAASVRLFGTYNPEYVAVAAADARKVKETEHAIEQLMLHLHNGKKDFELTNNAAMIQAEARTQNTLSLMLGSIAAISLLVGGIGVMNIMLMTVRERTREIGIRMATGARQRDILRQFLTEAVMLSVVGGLAGIALALIVGGVLILSEVAVAFSLIAVLGAFGCALVTGVVFGFMPARKAARLDPVTALTSE; translated from the coding sequence ATGCTGACGCCCCTGATCGACCTGCAGGACATCCGCAAAGCCTACGGCGGTGGCGATTCACCTGAAGTTCACGTCTTGCGTGGCATCGACCTGTCTATCCATGCCGGGGAATTCGTGGCGATCGTCGGCGCGTCCGGCTCCGGCAAGTCGACGCTGATGAACATCCTCGGTTGCCTCGACCGCCCCACGTCGGGCGAATACCGCTTTGCCGGGGAAAACGTCGCCGCCCTCGACAGCGACGAACTGGCCTGGCTGCGCCGCGAAGCCTTCGGCTTTGTGTTCCAGGGTTATCACCTGATTCCCTCCGGCTCGGCCCAGGAAAACGTCGAGATGCCGGCGATCTATGCCGGCACCCCGGCGGCGGAACGCCACGCCCGCGCCGCCGCCCTGCTCGACCGCCTCGGGCTCGCCTCGCGCACCGGCAACCGCCCGCATCAACTCTCCGGCGGCCAGCAACAACGGGTGTCCATCGCCCGCGCCTTGATGAATGGCGGCCATATCATCCTCGCCGACGAACCCACCGGCGCCCTCGACAGCCATAGCGGCGCCGAGGTCATGACCCTGCTCGACGAACTGGCGAGCCAGGGCCATGTGGTGATTCTCATCACCCACGACCGCGAGGTGGCGGCCCGGGCCAAACGCATCATCGAGATTCGCGACGGGCTGATCATCAGCGACAGCGCCCGCGATAACCCCGCCGTACAAACCTCGGCCAACCCCGGTGCGTTGCAAGCAGTGGATTTGCGCAAGCGTCTGAGCGAGGGGGCCGAAGCCACCGGTGCCTGGAAAGGCGAACTGGTGGACGCGGTGCAGGCGGCCTGGCGGGTGATGTGGATCAACCGCTTTCGCACGGCGCTGACGCTGCTCGGGATCATCATCGGCGTCGCGTCGGTGGTGGTGATGCTGGCTGTCGGTGAAGGCAGCAAGCGCCAGGTCATGGCGCAGATGGGCGCGTTCGGCTCCAACATCATTTATCTGAGCGGCTCGTCACCGAACCCGCGAACGCCATTGGGCATCGTCACCCTGGACGACGTCGCCGCAGTGGGCAGCCTGCCGCAGGTGACACGGATCATGCCGGTCAACGGCCAGGAAGCCGGGGTGCGCTTCGGCAACCTCGACCACTTGAGTTACGTCGGCGGCAACGACACCAACTTCCCGGCGATCTTCAACTGGCCGGTGGTGGAAGGCAGCTATTTCACCCAGGAAGACGAACGCAACGCCGCAGCGGTCGCCGTGATCGGGCACAAGGTCCGGACCAAGCTGCTCAAGGATGTGGCGAACCCGATCGGCCAGTACATCCTGATCGAAAACGTGCCGTTCCAGGTGGTCGGCGTGCTCGCCGAAAAAGGCGCCAGCTCCGGTGATTCCGATAGCGACGACCGCATCGCCATTCCCTACTCCGCCGCCAGTGTGCGGCTGTTCGGCACCTACAACCCGGAATACGTCGCCGTCGCCGCTGCCGACGCGCGCAAGGTCAAGGAGACGGAACACGCCATTGAGCAATTGATGCTGCACCTGCACAACGGCAAGAAGGATTTCGAGCTGACCAACAATGCGGCGATGATCCAGGCCGAAGCGCGCACGCAAAATACCCTGTCCTTGATGCTCGGCTCGATTGCCGCGATATCCCTGCTGGTGGGGGGCATCGGGGTGATGAACATCATGCTGATGACCGTGCGCGAACGCACCCGCGAGATCGGCATTCGCATGGCCACCGGCGCCCGCCAGCGTGACATCCTGCGCCAGTTCCTCACCGAAGCGGTGATGCTCTCGGTGGTCGGCGGCCTCGCCGGGATTGCCCTGGCGCTGATCGTCGGCGGCGTGCTGATCCTCAGCGAAGTCGCGGTCGCGTTCTCCTTGATAGCGGTGCTCGGCGCCTTCGGCTGCGCCCTGGTCACCGGTGTTGTCTTCGGCTTCATGCCGGCCCGCAAAGCTGCCCGGCTCGACCCGGTCACGGCCCTTACTAGTGAATGA
- a CDS encoding lysine N(6)-hydroxylase/L-ornithine N(5)-oxygenase family protein, giving the protein MTQAISSPIVHDLIGVGFGPSNLALAIALQERGPSQGELDVVFLDKQADYRWHGNTLVTQSELQISFLKDLVTLRNPTSPYSFVNYLKHHGRLVDFINLGTFYPCRMEYNDYLRWVAAQFDAQSRYGEEVLTIEPVLHNQQVEALRVISRDTQGQQHVRTTRSVVVSAGGTPRIPEAFKALKNDSRVFHHSQYLTQMARQPCVNNQPMSIAIIGGGQSAAEAFIDLNDSYPSVQVDMILRGSALKPADDSPFVNEVFSPEFTDLVFQQASSERERLVNEYHNTNYSVVDIDLIERIYGIFYRQKVSGIARHAFRTLTTLEKATATERGIELAVRNNATGEVTVRHYDAVVLATGYERQMHRKLLAPLEQYLGDFEVDRNYKLITDERCRAGIYMQGFCQASHGLSDTLLSILPIRADEIAGSLYEHGKARGQGRSVMDLLLAAAS; this is encoded by the coding sequence ATGACACAGGCAATTTCATCGCCCATCGTTCACGACCTGATCGGCGTCGGTTTCGGCCCTTCGAACCTGGCGCTGGCCATCGCTCTGCAAGAGCGTGGGCCGAGCCAGGGCGAACTGGATGTCGTGTTTCTCGACAAGCAGGCCGATTATCGCTGGCACGGCAACACCCTGGTGACCCAGAGCGAGTTGCAGATTTCCTTCCTCAAAGACCTGGTGACCCTGCGCAACCCGACCAGCCCTTACTCGTTCGTCAATTATCTCAAGCACCACGGTCGTCTGGTGGACTTCATCAACCTCGGCACCTTTTATCCGTGCCGCATGGAGTACAACGATTACCTGCGCTGGGTCGCCGCGCAGTTCGATGCGCAGAGCCGCTACGGTGAAGAAGTGCTGACCATCGAGCCGGTGTTGCACAACCAGCAGGTCGAAGCGCTGCGGGTGATCTCGCGCGATACCCAGGGCCAGCAGCACGTGCGCACCACCCGTTCAGTGGTGGTCAGCGCCGGCGGCACCCCGCGCATTCCCGAAGCGTTCAAGGCACTGAAGAACGACAGCCGCGTATTCCATCACTCCCAGTACCTGACACAGATGGCCAGACAGCCCTGTGTGAACAACCAACCGATGAGCATTGCGATCATTGGTGGCGGGCAGAGCGCGGCGGAAGCCTTCATCGACCTGAACGACAGCTATCCGTCAGTGCAGGTGGACATGATCCTGCGCGGCTCGGCACTGAAACCGGCCGATGACAGTCCGTTCGTCAACGAAGTGTTCTCGCCGGAATTCACCGACCTGGTGTTCCAGCAGGCGAGCAGCGAGCGCGAGCGTCTGGTCAACGAGTACCACAACACCAACTACTCGGTGGTCGACATCGACCTGATCGAGCGCATCTACGGCATCTTCTACCGGCAGAAAGTCTCGGGCATCGCCCGCCATGCGTTCCGCACCCTGACCACCCTGGAAAAAGCCACCGCCACCGAGCGCGGCATCGAACTGGCCGTGCGCAACAATGCCACCGGTGAAGTCACGGTGCGGCATTACGATGCCGTGGTGCTGGCCACCGGTTACGAGCGGCAGATGCACCGCAAGCTGCTGGCGCCACTGGAACAGTACCTGGGTGATTTCGAAGTGGATCGCAACTACAAACTCATCACCGACGAGCGCTGCAGGGCCGGTATCTATATGCAGGGCTTCTGCCAGGCCAGTCATGGCTTGAGCGACACCTTGTTGTCGATCCTGCCGATTCGTGCCGATGAGATTGCCGGTTCGTTGTATGAGCATGGCAAGGCGCGGGGGCAGGGGCGGTCGGTGATGGATTTGCTGCTCGCGGCTGCCAGCTAA